The following proteins are encoded in a genomic region of Leptospiraceae bacterium:
- the flgE gene encoding flagellar hook protein FlgE, with product MMRSLYSGVSGLKNHQIRMDVIGHNISNVNTHGYKSERVNFMDLISQELAGASEPKEKIGGINPQQVGLGSLIASIDKLMTQGSLQNTGKNTDIAISGEGFFIIREGDKQFYTRAGFFDLDKDGYFVHPGTGLRVQGWNVRYDDQGNAFINTASTIEDIRIPLYQKKPAKATTEVIYQSNLNQAVEIVPPDATEEQIREFIYGPTDKRRGHATTIFVYDPEGNKRELRLEFYKIDQNLWRGRVFLDDAENLTVNVLGPEGFDTFIPGNNQFEVGFTSDGKLASVSDGTDALTTGDLDVFISFRIPGNPATQTIRLKLGEAGNVNGLTQFASEFTTRAKEQDGYPMGYLESFSIDNTGTIIGTYTNGITEPLAKIALALFTNPGGLNKEGETKFSYSMNSGEPIIGEAGTGGRGKILAGLLEMSNVDLTDQFTDMIVTQRGFQANSRTIITTDQMIQEVLGLKR from the coding sequence ATGATGCGTTCGTTGTATTCAGGTGTTTCGGGATTGAAAAACCATCAAATACGTATGGATGTGATTGGTCATAACATTTCGAATGTGAATACTCATGGATACAAGTCAGAAAGAGTAAATTTTATGGATTTGATTAGCCAAGAATTAGCAGGAGCTTCAGAACCAAAAGAAAAGATTGGAGGTATCAACCCACAACAAGTGGGATTGGGTTCTTTGATCGCTTCTATCGATAAACTCATGACTCAAGGTAGTTTACAAAACACAGGAAAAAATACGGATATTGCAATCTCGGGAGAAGGTTTTTTTATCATTCGAGAGGGTGATAAACAATTTTATACACGAGCTGGGTTTTTTGATTTGGATAAAGATGGTTATTTTGTTCACCCAGGAACGGGGCTTCGAGTTCAAGGATGGAATGTTCGTTATGATGATCAAGGAAATGCATTTATCAATACAGCTTCTACAATAGAGGATATTCGTATTCCCTTGTATCAGAAGAAGCCAGCAAAAGCCACCACAGAAGTAATCTATCAATCGAATTTAAATCAAGCCGTTGAAATCGTTCCTCCTGATGCTACTGAAGAGCAGATTCGTGAATTTATCTATGGACCTACGGATAAACGAAGAGGACATGCTACAACCATTTTTGTATATGATCCCGAAGGCAATAAACGAGAACTACGATTAGAATTCTATAAGATTGATCAAAATCTTTGGAGAGGTAGGGTTTTTTTAGATGATGCTGAAAATCTCACAGTTAATGTTTTAGGTCCCGAGGGTTTTGATACTTTTATTCCTGGAAATAACCAGTTTGAAGTTGGTTTTACAAGTGATGGGAAATTAGCTTCTGTTTCTGATGGGACGGATGCCTTAACTACGGGTGATTTGGATGTGTTCATAAGTTTTCGTATTCCTGGTAATCCTGCAACTCAAACCATACGCCTCAAATTAGGAGAAGCAGGAAACGTCAATGGCTTGACTCAATTTGCATCGGAGTTTACCACCCGTGCAAAAGAACAAGATGGTTATCCCATGGGGTATTTGGAGTCGTTTTCAATTGACAATACGGGAACCATCATCGGCACCTACACAAATGGCATAACTGAACCTTTGGCGAAAATCGCCCTTGCTTTGTTTACAAACCCAGGGGGATTAAACAAAGAAGGAGAAACTAAATTTAGCTATTCCATGAACTCAGGAGAACCCATCATTGGTGAGGCTGGAACAGGAGGTAGAGGAAAAATCTTAGCAGGATTGTTAGAAATGTCGAATGTAGATTTGACCGATCAGTTTACGGATATGATTGTTACCCAAAGGGGGTTCCAAGCTAATTCCCGAACCATCATCACAACTGATCAAATGATTCAGGAAGTGCTTGGATTGAAGCGATAA
- the thrB gene encoding homoserine kinase yields the protein MNSLFFRIPATSANLGPGFDVFGLALNLYNYFYVDFSDEANFEIYDPQNEILPYSVLSQNLIYQAYKNQLQKKGFFVEEFPKWNVTIATEVSIGKGFGSSASAIVAGSFIAKKVLEKKNQFLTLEEEIENFLDLENHPDNVVPARIGGWVFCYSQKHFIKKSLPENLGLCALIPDFEIRTSDSRKKLKTHYEREDALSNIKGCLLWLEYIHSKNPEYLKLALQSDRLHEPYRYPEIPYIKDIRDYVLGIGCYGMSLSGSGPGLMIYYDKSKEKYFQKKLLHLQEELNRNKENHFHLKFCLPDYEGLALLREPIDFENFYFQQKETMTI from the coding sequence ATGAATTCTTTATTTTTTCGTATTCCTGCAACTTCTGCAAATCTGGGACCGGGCTTTGATGTTTTTGGTTTAGCTTTGAATTTGTATAACTACTTTTATGTGGATTTTTCGGATGAGGCAAATTTTGAAATCTATGATCCCCAAAATGAAATTTTACCCTATTCAGTATTATCTCAAAATTTGATTTATCAGGCTTACAAAAATCAACTCCAAAAAAAAGGATTTTTCGTGGAGGAATTCCCGAAGTGGAATGTGACAATAGCCACCGAAGTCTCTATTGGCAAGGGTTTTGGTTCTTCTGCTTCAGCAATCGTAGCTGGAAGCTTTATTGCAAAAAAAGTATTAGAAAAAAAAAATCAGTTCCTCACTTTAGAAGAAGAAATAGAAAATTTTTTGGATTTGGAAAATCATCCTGACAACGTAGTTCCTGCAAGGATTGGTGGTTGGGTTTTTTGCTATAGCCAAAAGCACTTTATCAAAAAGTCATTGCCAGAGAACTTAGGTCTTTGTGCATTAATTCCTGACTTCGAAATCCGAACAAGTGATAGCCGAAAAAAGCTCAAAACCCATTATGAACGAGAAGATGCTTTATCAAACATAAAAGGCTGTTTGCTTTGGTTAGAATATATCCATTCAAAAAATCCAGAGTACCTCAAGCTTGCACTCCAGTCTGATCGTTTGCATGAACCTTATCGTTATCCAGAAATTCCCTATATCAAGGACATTCGAGATTATGTGCTTGGTATTGGTTGTTATGGCATGAGTCTTTCTGGTTCTGGTCCAGGCCTCATGATTTATTATGATAAAAGCAAAGAAAAGTATTTTCAAAAAAAACTGCTTCATCTTCAAGAAGAGTTGAATCGAAACAAAGAAAATCATTTTCATTTAAAATTTTGCCTACCTGACTACGAAGGATTAGCTCTTTTACGAGAACCAATTGATTTTGAAAATTTTTATTTTCAACAAAAAGAAACTATGACTATTTAA
- a CDS encoding thioredoxin domain-containing protein, which produces MKTRIILILLVFVYATCKEESVYVKVGGDKLTEEDVKKAFPEQFKQIRKQYEDRVRDLLVELAHQRMFEQEAKEKGLTIDQYIQRIQDQAPNPTEQEVEELYKRLVQSGQVKEQEINKEDFKFRLFSYLKQEKAQEEILKEVARLKQKYKFYQPVERFEVNIKGDPYRGNPNAKIVIVEFSDFECPFCLKSQKTSRQLREKYGDKIKWVFKDFPLDFHALAMDAHKAAKCVYRLKPEKFWDYFDALFKENRTKEDLKLPSLEQKAMALGISKTELQNCMKDPKIEEEIQNNIKEGTRLGVTGTPAFFINGRKISGAVPITEFETIIQEELTN; this is translated from the coding sequence ATGAAAACAAGGATCATTTTGATATTACTTGTTTTTGTTTATGCCACTTGTAAAGAAGAAAGCGTCTACGTAAAAGTTGGTGGGGATAAGTTAACAGAAGAAGATGTAAAAAAAGCCTTCCCTGAACAATTCAAACAAATCCGTAAACAATACGAAGATCGAGTCCGAGATCTCCTAGTTGAACTTGCACACCAAAGGATGTTCGAACAAGAAGCAAAAGAAAAAGGTCTCACGATCGATCAATACATCCAAAGGATACAAGATCAAGCTCCAAACCCAACAGAACAAGAAGTAGAAGAACTTTATAAAAGACTTGTACAATCAGGGCAAGTGAAAGAACAAGAAATCAACAAAGAAGACTTTAAGTTCCGACTTTTCAGTTATTTAAAACAAGAAAAAGCTCAAGAAGAAATCCTCAAAGAAGTAGCAAGACTCAAGCAAAAATACAAATTCTATCAACCAGTTGAACGATTTGAAGTAAACATCAAAGGAGACCCATACAGAGGCAATCCGAACGCAAAAATTGTCATAGTTGAATTTTCTGATTTTGAATGTCCATTTTGTTTAAAATCCCAAAAAACTTCCCGTCAACTTCGAGAAAAATATGGAGATAAGATCAAGTGGGTGTTTAAGGATTTTCCTTTGGATTTTCATGCTTTAGCTATGGATGCCCACAAAGCAGCCAAATGTGTTTATCGATTGAAACCAGAAAAATTCTGGGATTATTTTGATGCACTTTTTAAAGAAAATCGAACCAAAGAAGACCTAAAACTTCCCTCTTTGGAGCAAAAAGCAATGGCATTAGGGATTTCTAAAACAGAATTACAAAACTGCATGAAGGATCCAAAAATCGAAGAAGAAATCCAAAACAACATAAAAGAAGGAACAAGATTAGGAGTAACGGGAACTCCAGCCTTTTTCATCAATGGAAGGAAAATCTCAGGGGCTGTTCCCATCACTGAATTCGAGACCATTATCCAAGAAGAGCTGACGAATTAA
- a CDS encoding polymer-forming cytoskeletal protein, with translation MERHTIISKDIRFRGNLKFDHVVKIDGIFQGTIESKGNLIIGPTGEVDADIKTINLEVYGKLKGNVIANNKISLKKNSYLRGDIQCKELEIESGSKFIGTCMME, from the coding sequence ATGGAAAGGCATACAATCATTAGCAAAGATATACGATTTCGAGGGAACCTAAAATTCGATCATGTGGTAAAGATTGATGGAATTTTTCAAGGCACAATCGAGTCTAAAGGAAATCTAATCATCGGACCTACTGGCGAAGTAGATGCTGATATTAAAACTATAAATTTAGAAGTTTACGGGAAACTAAAAGGGAATGTAATTGCAAACAACAAAATCTCATTGAAAAAGAATTCTTATTTACGTGGCGACATTCAATGTAAAGAACTGGAGATTGAGTCGGGTTCGAAGTTCATTGGAACCTGTATGATGGAATAA